One window of Papio anubis isolate 15944 chromosome 10, Panubis1.0, whole genome shotgun sequence genomic DNA carries:
- the MBD5 gene encoding methyl-CpG-binding domain protein 5 isoform X5 produces MNGGKECDGGDKEGGLPAIQVPVGWQRRVDQNGVLYVSPSGSLLSCLEQVKTYLLTDGTCKCGLECPLILPKVFNFDPGAAVKQRTAEDVKADEDVTKLCIHKRKIIAVATLHKSMEAPHPSLVLTSPGGGTNATPVVPSRAATPRSVRNKSHEGITNSVMPECKNPFKLMIGSSNAVGRLYVQELPGSQQQELHPVYPRQRLGSSEHGQKSPFRGSHGGLPSPASSGSQIYGDGSISPRTDPLGSPDVFTRNNPGFHGAPNSSPIHLNRTPLSPPSVMLHGSPVQSSCAMAGRTNIPLSPTLTTKSPVMKKPMCNFSTNMEIPRAMFHHKPPQGPPPPPPPSCALQKKPLTSEKDPLGILDPIPSKPVNQNPVIINPTSFHSNVHSQVPMMNVSMPPAVVPLPSNLPLPTVKPGHMNHGSHVQRVQHSASTSLSPSPVTSPVHMMGTGIGRIEASPQRSRSSSTSSDHGNFMMPPVGPQATCSGIKVPPRSPRSTIGSPRPSMPSSPSTKSDGHHQYKDIPNPLIAGISNVLNTPSSAAFPTASAGSGSVKSQPGLLGMPLNQILNQHNAASFPASSLLSAAAKAQLANQNKLAGNNSSSSSNSGAVAGSGNTEGHSTLNTMFPPTANMLLPTGEGQSGRAALRDKLMSQQKDSLRKRKQPPTTVLSLLRQSQMDSSAVPKPGPDLLRKQGQGSFPISSMSQLLQSMSCQSSHLSSNSTPGCGASNTALPCSANQLHFTDPSMNSSVLQNSLTQNIPLRGEAVHCHNANTNFVHSNSPVPNHHLAGLINQIQASGNCGMLSQSGMALGNSLHPNPPQSRISTSSTPVIPNSIVSSYNQTSSEAGGSGPSSSIAIAGTNHPAITKTTSVLQDGVIVTTAAGNPLQSQLPIGSDFPFVGQEHALHFPSNSTSNNHLPHPLNPSLLSSLPISLPVNQQHLLNQNLLNILQPSAGEGDMSSINNTLNNHQLTHLQSLLNNNQMFPPNQQQQQLLQGYQNLQAFQGQPTIPCPANNNPMACLFQNFQVRMQEDAALLNKRISTQPGLTALPENPNTTLPPFQDTPCELQPRIDPSLGQQVKDGLVVGGPGDASVDAIYKAVVDAASKGMQVVITTAVNSTTQISPIPALSAMSAFTASIGDPLNLSSAVSAVIHGRNMGGVDHDGRLRNSRGVRLPKNLDHGKNANEGDGFEYFKSASCHTSKKQWDGEQSPRGERNRWKYEEFLDHPGHIHSSPCHERSNNVSTLPFLPGEQHPILLPPRNCPGDKILEENFRYNNYKRTMMSFKERLENTVERCAHINGNRPRQSRGFGELLSTAKQDLVLEEQSPSSSNSLENSLVKDYIHYNGDFNAKSINGCVPSPSDAKSISSEDDLRNPDSPSSNELIHYRPRTFNVGDLVWGQIKGLTSWPGKLVREDDVHNSCQQSPEEGKVEPEKLKTLTEGLEAYSRVRKRNRKSGKLNNHLEAAIHEAMSELDKMSGTVHQIPQGDRQMRPPKPKRRKISR; encoded by the exons G TCCCAGTGGGTCTTTGTTATCTTGCTTGGAGCAGGTTAAAACATACCTGCTTACCGATGGAACATGCAAGTGTGGCTTGGAATGTCCTCTTATTCTTCCCAAG GTGTTTAATTTTGATCCTGGAGCTGCTGTGAAACAGAGAACTGCAGAAGATGTTAAGGCAGATGAAGATGTCACAAAGCTATgcatacataaaagaaaaattattgcaGTGGCCACACTTCATAAAAGCATGGAAGCCCCACATCCTTCTCTGGTGCTCACCAGTCCTGGAGGAGGAACAA ATGCAACTCCAGTAGTACCTTCTCGGGCAGCAACTCCAAGATCCGTAAGAAATAAGTCTCATGAAGGAATTACAAATTCTGTAATGCCTGAATGTAAGAATCCTTTCAAGTTAATGATTGGATCATCAAATGCCGTGGGAAGGCTATATGTACAAGAACTGCCTGGAAGCCAACAACAAGAACTCCACCCTGTCTACCCCCGACAGAGATTGGGCAGCAGTGAACATGGACAGAAATCTCCATTCCGTGGCAGCCATGGAGGCCTGCCTAGCCCAGCGTCATCAGGTTCCCAGATATATGGAGATGGTTCAATCTCTCCAAGGACTGACCCACTTGGAAGTCCTGATGTTTTCACAAGAAATAATCCTGGTTTTCATGGAGCTCCCAATTCTAGTCCTATTCACCTGAATAGGACTCCTCTTTCTCCACCTTCAGTAATGCTACATGGTTCTCCTGTACAGTCATCCTGTGCAATGGCTGGAAGGACTAATATACCTCTTTCCCCAACCTTGACTACAAAGAGTCCAGTAATGAAAAAACCAATGTGTAATTTTTCAACTAATATGGAAATACCACGAGCAATGTTCCACCACAAACCACCCCAAGGcccacctccccctcctccaccttcTTGTGCTCTTCAGAAAAAGCCATTAACATCTGAGAAAGATCCACTTGGCATTCTTGACCCTATTCCTAGTAAACCAGTGAATCAGAACCCCGTTATCATTAATCCAACCAGTTTCCATTCAAATGTCCACTCTCAGGTACCTATGATGAATGTAAGCATGCCTCCTGCTGTTGTTCCTTTGCCAAGTAATCTCCCATTGCCAACTGTAAAACCTGGCCACATGAATCATGGGAGTCATGTACAAAGAGTTCAGCATTCAGCTTCAACCTCCCTGTCCCCTTCTCCAGTGACATCCCCAGTGCACATGATGGGGACTGGAATTGGAAGGATTGAGGCATCGCCCCAAAGATCACGCTCATCTTCCACATCATCAGATCATGGAAATTTCATGATGCCACCTGTAGGACCCCAGGCCACTTGTAGTGGTATTAAGGTTCCACCCAGGTCACCAAGGTCAACAATAGGGTCCCCAAGGCCATCAATGCCATCAAGCCCTTCTACCAAGTCCGATGGACATCATCAGTACAAGGATATCCCTAACCCATTAATTGCTGGAATAAGTAATGTACTAAATACCCCAAGCAGTGCAGCTTTTCCTACTGCATCTGCCGGAAGTGGTTCTGTAAAGAGTCAGCCTGGTTTGCTGGGAATGCCTTTAAATCAGATCTTGAACCAGCACAATGCTGCCTCCTTTCCAGCAAGTAGTTTACTCTCAGCAGCAGCCAAAGCACAGCTAGCAAATCAAAACAAACTTGCTGGTAACAACAGTAGCAGCAGTAGCAATTCTGGAGCTGTTGCCGGCAGTGGCAACACTGAAGGACATAGCACTTTAAACACCATGTTCCCTCCTACTGCCAACATGCTTCTCCCAACAGGTGAAGGGCAAAGTGGTCGAGCAGCACTAAGAGATAAGCTGATGTCTCAGCAAAAAGACTCACTGCGGAAAAGAAAACAACCACCTACGACAGTGTTGAGTTTGCTCAGACAGTCTCAAATGGATAGTTCTGCAGTTCCTAAACCTGGACCTGACTTGCTAAGGAAGCAGGGTCAGGGTTCATTTCCCATCAGTTCAATGTCTCAGTTACTACAGTCTATGAGTTGTCAAAGCTCTCACTTGAGTAGCAATAGTACCCCGGGTTGTGGGGCCTCAAATACTGCTTTGCCTTGCTCTGCTAACCAGCTGCATTTTACAGATCCCAGTATGAACTCTAGTGTTCTTCAGAATTCACTGACACAGAACATACCTTTAAGAGGGGAAGCCGTGCACTGCCACAATGCAAACACTAACTTTGTTCACAGTAACAGTCCAGTCCCCAACCACCATCTTGCAGGCTTAATAAATCAGATTCAGGCTAGCGGGAACTGTGGGATGCTCAGTCAGTCGGGCATGGCTTTAGGAAATTCCTTACATCCCAATCCACCTCAGTCAAGAATTTCAACGTCCTCCACTCCAGTGATACCAAACAGCATTGTTAGCAGCTATAATCAAACAAGTTCTGAAGCAG gcGGTTCAGGACCATCATCCTCCATAGCCATAGCGGGCACCAACCACCCTGCCATCACAAAGACAACATCTGTTCTTCAAGATGGCGTCATAGTCACCACCGCAGCTGGAAACCCACTGCAGAGTCAGCTGCCCATTGGGAGTGATTTTCCTTTTGTTGGCCAGGAGCACGCACTTCATTTTCCATCCAACAGCACTTCAAACAACCATCTTCCACACCCCTTGAACCCCAGCCTCCTCAGTTCTCTACCTATCTCTTTGCCAGTGAATCAACAGCATCTCCTAAACCAGAATCTATTAAATATCCTCCAGCCTTCAGCAGGAGAAG GTGATATGTCATCAATAAACAATACTTTGAATAACCATCAACTGACTCATCTACAGTCGCTGTTAAACAACAATCAGATGTTTCCTCCAAATCAGCAACAGCAGCAACTTCTCCAGGGGTACCAGAATCTCCAGGCGTTCCAAGGACAGCCCACAATTCCTTGCCCAGCTAACAATAACCCCATGGCTTGTCTGTTTCAGAACTTTCAG GTGAGAATGCAGGAAGATGCAGCTCTCCTAAACAAAAGAATAAGCACTCAGCCTGGGCTCACAGCACTTCCTGAGAATCCAAACACTACACTTCCACCTTTTCAAGATACACCTTGTGAGTTGCAACCGAGGATTGACCCATCTCTTGGTCAACAGGTGAAGGATGGCCTCGTTGTGGGTGGCCCAGGTGATGCTTCCGTAGATGCCATTTACAAAGCAGTTGTCGATGCAGCCAGCAAGGGAATGCAGGTTGTCATCACCACTGCAGTCAACAGTACAACTCAGATCAGCCCCATTCCAGCTCTGAGTGCCATGAGTGCCTTCACTGCTTCAATTGGTGACCCATTAAATCTCTCCAGTGCTGTCAGTGCGGTCATTCATGGACGGAACATGGGAGGTGTTGATCATGACGGTAGGCTGAGGAATTCAAGAGGGGTTCGGCTGCCCAAGAATCTAGACCATGGGAAAAATGCGAACGAAGGAGATGGGTTTGAATATTTCAAGTCAGCAAGTTGCCACACATCCAAAAAACAGTGGGACGGGGAGCAAAGCCCCAGAGGGGAGCGAAACAGGTGGAAGTACGAGGAATTTTTAGATCATCCAGGCCATATCCACAGTAGTCCTTGTCATGAAAGGTCCAATAATGTCTCTACACTGCCATTTCTGCCTGGGGAACAGCACCCAATACTGTTACCACCAAGAAACTGTCCAGGGGATAAAATTCTAGAGGAAAATTTCAGGTATAATAACTACAAAAGAACTATGATGAGTTTTAAGGAGAGACTAGAGAACACTGTGGAAAGATGTGCACACATTAATGGGAATAGACCTCGACAGAGTCGGGGATTTGGAGAGCTGCTAAGCACTGCAAAGCAAGACCTGGTCCTAGAGGAGCAGTCTCCAAGTTCCTCAAATAGTTTGGAAAATTCTCTGGTCAAAGACTACATCCATTACAATGGAGACTTTAATGCCAAAAGCATTAATGGGTGTGTGCCTAGCCCTTCAGATGCTAAAAGCATTAGTAGTGAAGATGACCTAAGGAATCCAGACTCCCCCTCTTCAAATGAATTGATACATTATAGACCAAGGACGTTCAATGTTGGCGACTTGGTCTGGGGCCAAATCAAAGGACTGACTTCCTGGCCTGGAAAATTAGTAAGAGAAGACGACGTTCACAATTCATGTCAACAAAGCCCAGAGGAAGGGAAG
- the MBD5 gene encoding methyl-CpG-binding domain protein 5 isoform X3, translating into MNGGKECDGGDKEGGLPAIQVPVGWQRRVDQNGVLYVSPSGSLLSCLEQVKTYLLTDGTCKCGLECPLILPKVFNFDPGAAVKQRTAEDVKADEDVTKLCIHKRKIIAVATLHKSMEAPHPSLVLTSPGGGTNATPVVPSRAATPRSVRNKSHEGITNSVMPECKNPFKLMIGSSNAVGRLYVQELPGSQQQELHPVYPRQRLGSSEHGQKSPFRGSHGGLPSPASSGSQIYGDGSISPRTDPLGSPDVFTRNNPGFHGAPNSSPIHLNRTPLSPPSVMLHGSPVQSSCAMAGRTNIPLSPTLTTKSPVMKKPMCNFSTNMEIPRAMFHHKPPQGPPPPPPPSCALQKKPLTSEKDPLGILDPIPSKPVNQNPVIINPTSFHSNVHSQVPMMNVSMPPAVVPLPSNLPLPTVKPGHMNHGSHVQRVQHSASTSLSPSPVTSPVHMMGTGIGRIEASPQRSRSSSTSSDHGNFMMPPVGPQATCSGIKVPPRSPRSTIGSPRPSMPSSPSTKSDGHHQYKDIPNPLIAGISNVLNTPSSAAFPTASAGSGSVKSQPGLLGMPLNQILNQHNAASFPASSLLSAAAKAQLANQNKLAGNNSSSSSNSGAVAGSGNTEGHSTLNTMFPPTANMLLPTGEGQSGRAALRDKLMSQQKDSLRKRKQPPTTVLSLLRQSQMDSSAVPKPGPDLLRKQGQGSFPISSMSQLLQSMSCQSSHLSSNSTPGCGASNTALPCSANQLHFTDPSMNSSVLQNSLTQNIPLRGEAVHCHNANTNFVHSNSPVPNHHLAGLINQIQASGNCGMLSQSGMALGNSLHPNPPQSRISTSSTPVIPNSIVSSYNQTSSEAGGSGPSSSIAIAGTNHPAITKTTSVLQDGVIVTTAAGNPLQSQLPIGSDFPFVGQEHALHFPSNSTSNNHLPHPLNPSLLSSLPISLPVNQQHLLNQNLLNILQPSAGEGKSEINLHPLGFLDPNVNAALAFLSSDMDGQVLQPVHFQLLAALLQNQAQAAAMLPLPSFNLTISDLFQQQNTPLPSLTQMTAPPDHLPSNQSDNSRAETLLTSPLGNPLPSFAGSDTTFNPLFLPAVNGASGLMTLNPQLLGGVLNSASANTANHPEVSIATSSQATTTTTTTSSAVAALTVSTLGGTAVVSMAETLLNISNNAGNTPGSAKLNSNSVVPQLLNPLLGTGLLGDMSSINNTLNNHQLTHLQSLLNNNQMFPPNQQQQQLLQGYQNLQAFQGQPTIPCPANNNPMACLFQNFQVRMQEDAALLNKRISTQPGLTALPENPNTTLPPFQDTPCELQPRIDPSLGQQVKDGLVVGGPGDASVDAIYKAVVDAASKGMQVVITTAVNSTTQISPIPALSAMSAFTASIGDPLNLSSAVSAVIHGRNMGGVDHDGRLRNSRGVRLPKNLDHGKNANEGDGFEYFKSASCHTSKKQWDGEQSPRGERNRWKYEEFLDHPGHIHSSPCHERSNNVSTLPFLPGEQHPILLPPRNCPGDKILEENFRYNNYKRTMMSFKERLENTVERCAHINGNRPRQSRGFGELLSTAKQDLVLEEQSPSSSNSLENSLVKDYIHYNGDFNAKSINGCVPSPSDAKSISSEDDLRNPDSPSSNELIHYRPRTFNVGDLVWGQIKGLTSWPGKLVREDDVHNSCQQSPEEGKVEPEKLKTLTEGLEAYSRVRKRNRKLRGRRKEEKAEKGRCHLEQDN; encoded by the exons G TCCCAGTGGGTCTTTGTTATCTTGCTTGGAGCAGGTTAAAACATACCTGCTTACCGATGGAACATGCAAGTGTGGCTTGGAATGTCCTCTTATTCTTCCCAAG GTGTTTAATTTTGATCCTGGAGCTGCTGTGAAACAGAGAACTGCAGAAGATGTTAAGGCAGATGAAGATGTCACAAAGCTATgcatacataaaagaaaaattattgcaGTGGCCACACTTCATAAAAGCATGGAAGCCCCACATCCTTCTCTGGTGCTCACCAGTCCTGGAGGAGGAACAA ATGCAACTCCAGTAGTACCTTCTCGGGCAGCAACTCCAAGATCCGTAAGAAATAAGTCTCATGAAGGAATTACAAATTCTGTAATGCCTGAATGTAAGAATCCTTTCAAGTTAATGATTGGATCATCAAATGCCGTGGGAAGGCTATATGTACAAGAACTGCCTGGAAGCCAACAACAAGAACTCCACCCTGTCTACCCCCGACAGAGATTGGGCAGCAGTGAACATGGACAGAAATCTCCATTCCGTGGCAGCCATGGAGGCCTGCCTAGCCCAGCGTCATCAGGTTCCCAGATATATGGAGATGGTTCAATCTCTCCAAGGACTGACCCACTTGGAAGTCCTGATGTTTTCACAAGAAATAATCCTGGTTTTCATGGAGCTCCCAATTCTAGTCCTATTCACCTGAATAGGACTCCTCTTTCTCCACCTTCAGTAATGCTACATGGTTCTCCTGTACAGTCATCCTGTGCAATGGCTGGAAGGACTAATATACCTCTTTCCCCAACCTTGACTACAAAGAGTCCAGTAATGAAAAAACCAATGTGTAATTTTTCAACTAATATGGAAATACCACGAGCAATGTTCCACCACAAACCACCCCAAGGcccacctccccctcctccaccttcTTGTGCTCTTCAGAAAAAGCCATTAACATCTGAGAAAGATCCACTTGGCATTCTTGACCCTATTCCTAGTAAACCAGTGAATCAGAACCCCGTTATCATTAATCCAACCAGTTTCCATTCAAATGTCCACTCTCAGGTACCTATGATGAATGTAAGCATGCCTCCTGCTGTTGTTCCTTTGCCAAGTAATCTCCCATTGCCAACTGTAAAACCTGGCCACATGAATCATGGGAGTCATGTACAAAGAGTTCAGCATTCAGCTTCAACCTCCCTGTCCCCTTCTCCAGTGACATCCCCAGTGCACATGATGGGGACTGGAATTGGAAGGATTGAGGCATCGCCCCAAAGATCACGCTCATCTTCCACATCATCAGATCATGGAAATTTCATGATGCCACCTGTAGGACCCCAGGCCACTTGTAGTGGTATTAAGGTTCCACCCAGGTCACCAAGGTCAACAATAGGGTCCCCAAGGCCATCAATGCCATCAAGCCCTTCTACCAAGTCCGATGGACATCATCAGTACAAGGATATCCCTAACCCATTAATTGCTGGAATAAGTAATGTACTAAATACCCCAAGCAGTGCAGCTTTTCCTACTGCATCTGCCGGAAGTGGTTCTGTAAAGAGTCAGCCTGGTTTGCTGGGAATGCCTTTAAATCAGATCTTGAACCAGCACAATGCTGCCTCCTTTCCAGCAAGTAGTTTACTCTCAGCAGCAGCCAAAGCACAGCTAGCAAATCAAAACAAACTTGCTGGTAACAACAGTAGCAGCAGTAGCAATTCTGGAGCTGTTGCCGGCAGTGGCAACACTGAAGGACATAGCACTTTAAACACCATGTTCCCTCCTACTGCCAACATGCTTCTCCCAACAGGTGAAGGGCAAAGTGGTCGAGCAGCACTAAGAGATAAGCTGATGTCTCAGCAAAAAGACTCACTGCGGAAAAGAAAACAACCACCTACGACAGTGTTGAGTTTGCTCAGACAGTCTCAAATGGATAGTTCTGCAGTTCCTAAACCTGGACCTGACTTGCTAAGGAAGCAGGGTCAGGGTTCATTTCCCATCAGTTCAATGTCTCAGTTACTACAGTCTATGAGTTGTCAAAGCTCTCACTTGAGTAGCAATAGTACCCCGGGTTGTGGGGCCTCAAATACTGCTTTGCCTTGCTCTGCTAACCAGCTGCATTTTACAGATCCCAGTATGAACTCTAGTGTTCTTCAGAATTCACTGACACAGAACATACCTTTAAGAGGGGAAGCCGTGCACTGCCACAATGCAAACACTAACTTTGTTCACAGTAACAGTCCAGTCCCCAACCACCATCTTGCAGGCTTAATAAATCAGATTCAGGCTAGCGGGAACTGTGGGATGCTCAGTCAGTCGGGCATGGCTTTAGGAAATTCCTTACATCCCAATCCACCTCAGTCAAGAATTTCAACGTCCTCCACTCCAGTGATACCAAACAGCATTGTTAGCAGCTATAATCAAACAAGTTCTGAAGCAG gcGGTTCAGGACCATCATCCTCCATAGCCATAGCGGGCACCAACCACCCTGCCATCACAAAGACAACATCTGTTCTTCAAGATGGCGTCATAGTCACCACCGCAGCTGGAAACCCACTGCAGAGTCAGCTGCCCATTGGGAGTGATTTTCCTTTTGTTGGCCAGGAGCACGCACTTCATTTTCCATCCAACAGCACTTCAAACAACCATCTTCCACACCCCTTGAACCCCAGCCTCCTCAGTTCTCTACCTATCTCTTTGCCAGTGAATCAACAGCATCTCCTAAACCAGAATCTATTAAATATCCTCCAGCCTTCAGCAGGAGAAGGCAAGTCTGAGATCAACCTCCACCCTTTAGGTTTTCTCGACCCGAATGTAAACGCTGCTTTAGCTTTTCTCTCCAGTGACATGGATGGGCAGGTATTGCAGCCTGTTCACTTTCAGCTCTTAGCAGCCCTGCTTCAGAACCAAGCCCAAGCAGCTGCCATGCTTCCCCTGCCATCTTTCAATCTGACCATCTCAGATCTTTTCCAACAGCAAAATACCCCTTTACCCTCATTAACACAGATGACAGCCCCACCAGACCATTTGCCAAGCAATCAGTCAGACAACAGCCGAGCTGAGACCCTTTTAACCAGCCCCCTGGGGAACCCTTTACCAAGCTTTGCAGGCAGTGACACTACTTTTAACCCCCTGTTCCTCCCAGCTGTCAATGGGGCCTCAGGATTAATGACCTTGAATCCCCAGCTGTTGGGAGGTGTCCTGAACTCGGCATCGGCCAACACCGCTAATCATCCAGAGGTTTCCATAGCAACCTCCTCCCAGGCAACCACTACCACAACCACTACATCATCAGCAGTGGCAGCACTGACTGTCTCAACACTTGGTGGGACAGCAGTGGTGTCAATGGCAGAAACATTGCTGAATATATCTAATAATGCTGGGAATACACCTGGTTCAGCTAAACTCAACAGTAACTCTGTGGTGCCACAGCTACTTAACCCTCTACTGGGGACAGGTCTACTTG GTGATATGTCATCAATAAACAATACTTTGAATAACCATCAACTGACTCATCTACAGTCGCTGTTAAACAACAATCAGATGTTTCCTCCAAATCAGCAACAGCAGCAACTTCTCCAGGGGTACCAGAATCTCCAGGCGTTCCAAGGACAGCCCACAATTCCTTGCCCAGCTAACAATAACCCCATGGCTTGTCTGTTTCAGAACTTTCAG GTGAGAATGCAGGAAGATGCAGCTCTCCTAAACAAAAGAATAAGCACTCAGCCTGGGCTCACAGCACTTCCTGAGAATCCAAACACTACACTTCCACCTTTTCAAGATACACCTTGTGAGTTGCAACCGAGGATTGACCCATCTCTTGGTCAACAGGTGAAGGATGGCCTCGTTGTGGGTGGCCCAGGTGATGCTTCCGTAGATGCCATTTACAAAGCAGTTGTCGATGCAGCCAGCAAGGGAATGCAGGTTGTCATCACCACTGCAGTCAACAGTACAACTCAGATCAGCCCCATTCCAGCTCTGAGTGCCATGAGTGCCTTCACTGCTTCAATTGGTGACCCATTAAATCTCTCCAGTGCTGTCAGTGCGGTCATTCATGGACGGAACATGGGAGGTGTTGATCATGACGGTAGGCTGAGGAATTCAAGAGGGGTTCGGCTGCCCAAGAATCTAGACCATGGGAAAAATGCGAACGAAGGAGATGGGTTTGAATATTTCAAGTCAGCAAGTTGCCACACATCCAAAAAACAGTGGGACGGGGAGCAAAGCCCCAGAGGGGAGCGAAACAGGTGGAAGTACGAGGAATTTTTAGATCATCCAGGCCATATCCACAGTAGTCCTTGTCATGAAAGGTCCAATAATGTCTCTACACTGCCATTTCTGCCTGGGGAACAGCACCCAATACTGTTACCACCAAGAAACTGTCCAGGGGATAAAATTCTAGAGGAAAATTTCAGGTATAATAACTACAAAAGAACTATGATGAGTTTTAAGGAGAGACTAGAGAACACTGTGGAAAGATGTGCACACATTAATGGGAATAGACCTCGACAGAGTCGGGGATTTGGAGAGCTGCTAAGCACTGCAAAGCAAGACCTGGTCCTAGAGGAGCAGTCTCCAAGTTCCTCAAATAGTTTGGAAAATTCTCTGGTCAAAGACTACATCCATTACAATGGAGACTTTAATGCCAAAAGCATTAATGGGTGTGTGCCTAGCCCTTCAGATGCTAAAAGCATTAGTAGTGAAGATGACCTAAGGAATCCAGACTCCCCCTCTTCAAATGAATTGATACATTATAGACCAAGGACGTTCAATGTTGGCGACTTGGTCTGGGGCCAAATCAAAGGACTGACTTCCTGGCCTGGAAAATTAGTAAGAGAAGACGACGTTCACAATTCATGTCAACAAAGCCCAGAGGAAGGGAAG